The bacterium genome contains the following window.
CCGACGGCGGGGCGGCGGAGCGGGAGCTCGAGCGGTACGCTCTCGCGCGCCGCGCCTCGGCCGGCGGCGCGGCCGACCTTCTGGCCGTGTCGCTGTTCGTGCGTTGGGCGGAACTGGAGTGGGCCGGTGGACCTCGCTGACTATCAGATCCGCGCGATCGATCTCGACGACGAAGCCGACGTCGCGGACGTGCGCCGCTTCCTCGCCGCGCACGGCTTCGACTACGACGCCGCGGCGGTGGACGAGACGCTGCAGCTCGAGACGGTCTCGGGGGAGCTGGCCGGCGTCGGCTCGCGGCAGGCGAACGTCCTCAAGTACGTCTGCGTGGCCGAGCGGCACCGCGAGACGGCGGCCGCGGCGCGCCTCGTGACCGCGCTCTCCGACCGCGCGCTGCGCGCCGGGCACGACCGGGTCTTCGTCTTCACGCGCCCGACGACGGCGCGGCTGTTCGCCGGCCTCGGCTTCGCGGTCGTCGCGACCGCCCCGCCGCTCTTCGCGCTGCTCGAGTTCGGCTACGCCTCGATCGCCGACTTCCAGAAGAAGCTCGCCGCGCGCCGCCGCCGCTTCGAGGGACGCCGCGTCGCGGGGATCGTCGTCAACTGCAACCCCTTCACGCGCGGCCACCGGCACCTCGTCGAGACCGCCGCCGCGCGCGATGACACGGTCTACGTCTTCGTCGTCGAGGAGGACCGCTCGCTCTTCCCGTTCTCGGTGCGGTTCGAGCTGGTCCGCCGCGGCCTCGCCGACCTCGGCAACGTCGAGGTCCTCGCCGGCGGCCCGTACATCGTCTCCGCCGCGACCTTCCCGACCTACTTCCTCAAGTCGGAGCAGGTCGGCGACGTCGCGCGCGGGCAGGCGGAGCTCGACGCGACGATCTTCGCCGAGCGGATCGCGCCGCCGCTGGGGATCGCGCGCCGCTACGTCGGCACCGAGCCGACCTGCGCCACGACCGCCGCGTACAACGCCGCGCTGAAGCGGATCCTCCCGCCGCGCGGCGTGGACGTGACGGAGGTCCCGCGCCTCGCCGCCGACGGGGCGGGGGACGTGATCAGCGCCTCGAAGGTCCGCCGCGCGATCTGGGAGCGGCGCGTGGACCAGCTCGCCCGCTACCTCCCCGACGTCACCCGCGCCTACCTCTCCTCCGAGGCCGCGCGCCCGATCATCCGCCGCATCCAGGCCCTGCCCCGTCCCGCCTGACCCGCGGTCCGCGCGCGGACGCGCGGCGCCCGCGGCGGGCCCCGGCGACGGGCTAGGCCTCGCCGCGCGCTGTCCGCCGCCGGGGCGATGGCGTAGGATTGGCGCGAGCGGGCTCCGAGGCGGGCGTCCGCGGGGGCGTCGGTCGGCGCGCGAGGGGGCGGGTTGAGCGAAGAGGACATTCCGCAGGAGCCGAGGTCCGCCGCGGCGATGCGGGTCCTCCATCGCTTCGCGCGGCAGTGGACGGCCACGTGCGTCGCGTGGGTCGGAGTGATCTTCGTCTTCCGGCTGCGGTTCGACGGGCCCCTGATGTTTCTGCCGCTCCTCGTCAGCTTCGTCGTCGTTCTCGAGTTGGCCGTCGGCGCGCTCGTCCGGATGATCCAGGCCGGGGAGGTCGCTCCGGACTGGGGCCGCGGAGACAAATGGGCAGCGTACGGATCGAACGCCCTGTTTGGCGTCCTCTTTGCGGTCGGCTTCTTCTTCCGCTGGCCGATAAGGCCGGTGGACGGCGGCTTCGCCGACGACTCGGGCGCGCGCACTCTGGCGGAATACCGGCTCGTCTTGGAATGGCAGGCCGCGCTCTTGGCGAGCTTCGCCGCCGCCTTTGTCGGCAGCGCGCTCTCGGCGATCTTTCGTCCGAAGCCCGAGCGCGGCGCCGGTCTGAGTCTGCTTTCGGACGCCTTCCGCAACGACAAGACTCGGTGATGCGGCCCGCGCCGCGGACGCCCGCGAGCTCCGCCGTGTCGAACGCCTTGATCTGGGCGCCGCCCACTTCCCACGCGTAGAGCAGGTCATTCGCCGGACGGCCCGGCTTCGATCGGCACGTTGACCCACAGGTGCCATCGGCGGAGCAGCGTGCCGCGGCGCCGGACGGCGGGGTCGAGCGCCACGTTGCCCGCGGTGGCGTGACGCGCCGCGGCGTCGGCCACGGCGGCGTTCGGCCAAACGCGTTCCGCGAGGTAGCCGAGGCGCTTCCACGCGGCGCCCGAGCCCGCGGCCGCCGCCTCGGCCA
Protein-coding sequences here:
- the citC gene encoding [citrate (pro-3S)-lyase] ligase, with amino-acid sequence MDLADYQIRAIDLDDEADVADVRRFLAAHGFDYDAAAVDETLQLETVSGELAGVGSRQANVLKYVCVAERHRETAAAARLVTALSDRALRAGHDRVFVFTRPTTARLFAGLGFAVVATAPPLFALLEFGYASIADFQKKLAARRRRFEGRRVAGIVVNCNPFTRGHRHLVETAAARDDTVYVFVVEEDRSLFPFSVRFELVRRGLADLGNVEVLAGGPYIVSAATFPTYFLKSEQVGDVARGQAELDATIFAERIAPPLGIARRYVGTEPTCATTAAYNAALKRILPPRGVDVTEVPRLAADGAGDVISASKVRRAIWERRVDQLARYLPDVTRAYLSSEAARPIIRRIQALPRPA